In Pseudonocardia sp. C8, one genomic interval encodes:
- a CDS encoding cytosine permease: MGRTSSSASRFERRGIDLVPDTERYGRPRDLMFLWAGTTMTVFTVVYGAFVVALGLSLGQAVLAIVVGNLLAYPLLGLASVQGPATGTTTLTISRASYGPKGARVLGVFAWLTLVGFEAGGLILVVFAALTLLERAGVAATPAVQIVAIVALAGVQLLLPLFGHAVMMKAQKYFSAVFAVAFAVMAALVVPQVDFGAASTAEGASLSMFTVAVALVMASGGLSWAPSGSNFSRYLPTTASRPAVAWYAALGGFVPYVLLQILGAVTASITLDASDPISGLPGVLPAWFVVPYLVLAMVSLLVQNSTNLYSSGLNLQTAGVPVSRIGMVVADTVLCAVITYVAVVGESFYDMLNAFLGLLVVWMAPWVAVYLTDWRLRRGRYAPAELADRPGDRGRARFGTPGLVAQALGMLVAALWLHSTTYVGPLSTWTGGADLSIPAGLLTASLTYWALARRAAFRSSDPRERATL; this comes from the coding sequence ATGGGCAGGACATCGTCGTCCGCGAGTCGTTTCGAGCGCCGGGGGATCGACCTCGTGCCGGACACCGAGCGCTACGGCAGGCCCCGTGACCTGATGTTCCTCTGGGCGGGCACCACGATGACGGTGTTCACGGTGGTCTACGGTGCGTTCGTCGTCGCGCTCGGGCTGAGCCTCGGCCAGGCCGTCCTGGCGATCGTCGTCGGGAACCTGCTGGCCTACCCCCTGCTCGGGCTGGCCAGCGTGCAGGGGCCGGCCACGGGCACGACCACCCTGACGATCTCGCGGGCGTCCTACGGGCCGAAAGGGGCCCGCGTCCTCGGGGTGTTCGCGTGGCTGACGCTGGTCGGCTTCGAGGCCGGGGGCCTCATCCTGGTCGTGTTCGCTGCTCTCACCCTGCTCGAGCGGGCCGGCGTGGCAGCGACACCGGCGGTCCAGATCGTGGCGATCGTCGCCCTCGCCGGAGTGCAGCTGCTGCTGCCCCTGTTCGGGCACGCCGTGATGATGAAGGCGCAGAAGTACTTCAGTGCCGTCTTCGCGGTGGCGTTCGCCGTGATGGCCGCGCTCGTCGTCCCCCAGGTCGACTTCGGCGCGGCGAGCACCGCCGAGGGCGCGTCCCTGTCCATGTTCACCGTCGCCGTGGCCCTGGTCATGGCCTCGGGGGGCCTCTCCTGGGCGCCGTCCGGGTCGAACTTCTCCCGCTACCTCCCGACGACCGCGTCCCGGCCCGCGGTGGCCTGGTACGCCGCGCTCGGCGGGTTCGTCCCCTACGTGCTGCTCCAGATCCTGGGTGCGGTGACCGCGTCGATCACGCTCGACGCCTCCGACCCCATCTCCGGCCTGCCGGGAGTCCTGCCGGCCTGGTTCGTCGTCCCGTACCTCGTCCTGGCGATGGTGTCGCTGCTCGTGCAGAACAGCACGAACCTCTACTCCTCCGGACTGAACCTGCAGACGGCCGGCGTCCCGGTCTCCCGGATCGGGATGGTCGTCGCCGACACCGTCCTCTGCGCGGTCATCACCTACGTCGCCGTCGTCGGCGAGTCGTTCTACGACATGCTCAACGCGTTCCTGGGCCTGCTGGTCGTCTGGATGGCGCCGTGGGTGGCCGTCTACCTCACCGACTGGCGGTTGCGCCGCGGCCGCTACGCCCCGGCCGAGCTCGCCGACCGGCCCGGCGACCGCGGACGGGCCCGGTTCGGGACCCCGGGCCTGGTCGCGCAGGCACTCGGCATGCTCGTCGCGGCACTCTGGCTCCACTCGACGACCTACGTGGGTCCGCTGTCGACCTGGACCGGCGGCGCCGACCTCAGCATCCCGGCCGGGCTGCTCACCGCGTCGCTGACGTACTGGGCCCTCGCCCGGCGGGCCGCCTTCCGCAGCTCCGACCCCCGAGAAAGGGCCACCCTGTGA
- the alc gene encoding allantoicase has translation MSRLPRPIDLASRRLGGGVMAANDEHFGKKERLLDPSDPVSHAAHTGLTGDLYDGWETRRRRGPGDDWALVRLGAAGIVREIVVDTRHFRGQNPPSCTIEACAVEGFPSAESVLADDEVRWVPLVKQVPLLADDVNRLPVDSALRMTHVRLSIHPDGGVARLRVLGDVVPDPRRLHGMTFDLAAQANGGRVVACSDEFFGNPTNINAPTPQLRKEKGWESNRRRSGGHDHLVIELAAKGVVGIIDYDTTYYTGNSPESFSLEGCDATASDLRDPDAWFSLLARTEGRHDTPHWFSALPAPAVTHVRLNIYPDGGVSRLRLWGRPDGTGRSHLAHRWFNSLPEDHAAAVLRNLDVPAGIAARVVPGRPFPTPAETIAALRHADDGPGVGKLLELFEV, from the coding sequence GTGTCTCGCCTCCCACGGCCAATTGATCTTGCATCCCGCCGCCTCGGCGGTGGGGTGATGGCAGCGAACGACGAGCATTTCGGCAAGAAGGAAAGGCTGCTCGATCCCTCCGACCCGGTCTCGCATGCCGCGCACACCGGCCTGACCGGCGACCTGTATGACGGGTGGGAAACCCGCCGTCGACGCGGGCCGGGTGATGACTGGGCCCTGGTTCGCCTCGGTGCCGCCGGGATCGTGCGGGAGATCGTCGTGGACACCCGGCACTTCCGGGGTCAGAACCCGCCGAGCTGCACGATCGAGGCCTGCGCGGTCGAAGGGTTTCCGTCGGCCGAGTCCGTTCTTGCGGACGACGAGGTCCGGTGGGTGCCGCTCGTGAAGCAGGTACCGCTGCTCGCGGACGACGTGAACCGTCTCCCGGTCGATTCGGCGCTCAGGATGACCCACGTGCGGCTCAGCATCCACCCCGACGGCGGTGTCGCACGCCTCAGGGTCCTCGGTGACGTCGTGCCGGACCCCAGACGGCTACACGGAATGACCTTCGACCTGGCGGCGCAGGCCAACGGAGGCCGGGTCGTCGCGTGCAGCGACGAGTTCTTCGGCAACCCGACGAACATCAACGCACCGACGCCGCAGCTGCGCAAGGAGAAGGGATGGGAGTCCAACAGGCGACGGAGCGGCGGCCACGACCACCTGGTCATCGAACTGGCGGCCAAGGGAGTCGTCGGCATCATCGACTACGACACCACGTACTACACGGGGAACTCGCCCGAGTCGTTCTCGCTCGAGGGTTGTGATGCCACGGCCTCCGATCTTCGCGATCCGGACGCCTGGTTCTCCCTGCTCGCCCGTACGGAAGGCCGGCACGACACGCCCCACTGGTTCAGCGCACTGCCGGCTCCCGCGGTCACCCACGTGCGACTGAACATCTACCCGGACGGCGGGGTTTCACGGCTACGCCTCTGGGGGCGACCGGATGGGACGGGGCGATCGCACCTCGCTCATCGCTGGTTCAACTCCCTCCCCGAGGACCACGCGGCTGCGGTGCTGCGAAACCTGGATGTCCCTGCGGGGATCGCCGCACGGGTCGTGCCCGGGCGCCCCTTCCCCACCCCGGCCGAGACGATCGCTGCGCTCAGGCACGCGGATGACGGGCCCGGTGTCGGGAAGCTCCTGGAGCTGTTCGAGGTGTGA
- a CDS encoding LacI family DNA-binding transcriptional regulator, translating into MSRRRSAAPGIRDVATAAGVSITTVSDSLSGKGRISEATRRRVREIADSLGYRPSPLAQGLRAGRSRLLGLVVTKYGPTRWTFTRYPYFSTVVDAAVDAALDRGYALVVLPAGGSPETLLAYPFDGLFVVDPLRHDTVITEARRRGVHVIADRANATSPEHLWVDFDHDRAVTLMCDHLGTRNGHAPALLAADGDDSYTHACIEAYRRWCAGAGALPREVRVGRTEEDAAEQVTALLRAPDRPGAVFGLEDLHLQVLRSAVRRCRLRVPTDVALGCFTEETATDEGSGPVARLTGNPAALAGNAVALLVDRIENRDPRPELRTVDCALRV; encoded by the coding sequence GTGTCCCGCCGCCGGTCCGCCGCACCCGGAATTCGCGATGTCGCCACCGCGGCCGGGGTGTCGATCACGACGGTGTCGGACTCCCTGAGCGGCAAGGGCCGGATCAGCGAGGCCACCCGCCGGCGGGTGCGGGAGATCGCGGACTCGCTCGGCTACCGGCCGAGCCCGCTCGCCCAGGGCCTGCGCGCCGGGCGGTCCCGACTGCTGGGGCTCGTCGTGACGAAGTACGGGCCGACCCGGTGGACGTTCACCCGCTACCCGTACTTCTCGACGGTCGTCGACGCGGCCGTCGACGCCGCGCTCGATCGCGGGTACGCGCTGGTGGTGCTCCCCGCAGGTGGCAGCCCCGAGACGCTGCTGGCCTACCCGTTCGACGGGCTGTTCGTGGTCGACCCGCTCCGCCACGACACCGTGATCACCGAAGCCCGTCGCCGGGGCGTTCACGTGATCGCGGACCGCGCCAACGCGACGTCCCCCGAGCACCTCTGGGTCGACTTCGACCACGACCGGGCGGTCACGCTGATGTGCGACCACCTCGGCACCCGGAACGGTCACGCCCCCGCGCTGCTGGCCGCGGACGGCGACGACAGCTACACCCACGCCTGCATCGAGGCGTACCGGCGCTGGTGCGCGGGCGCCGGGGCCCTCCCCCGCGAGGTCCGCGTCGGCCGCACCGAGGAGGACGCGGCGGAGCAGGTCACCGCCCTGCTGCGCGCGCCGGACCGGCCCGGCGCGGTGTTCGGCCTGGAGGATCTCCATCTCCAGGTCCTGCGGTCGGCGGTACGCCGGTGCCGGCTCCGGGTCCCCACCGACGTCGCCCTCGGGTGCTTCACCGAGGAGACCGCGACCGACGAGGGCAGCGGACCGGTGGCCCGACTCACCGGAAACCCGGCCGCCCTCGCCGGCAACGCCGTCGCCCTGCTCGTGGACCGGATCGAGAACCGGGATCCACGCCCGGAGCTTCGCACCGTCGACTGCGCGCTGCGGGTTTGA
- a CDS encoding AbgT family transporter — translation MTAESRTPAAGSGSGPTAGSESYGRGPLGSLFRLLERVGNRVPEPFTLFVYAFCLLAVLSTVFAGRTVTVPGQADAVIVRNFLSVDGALHLLDTAVENFIGFPALGTVLVMVMAVGVAQGTGLLEAAVRAMMVRVPAWAIPYAVAFAAAQGHVLSDASYFVIAPLGALVFKACGRNPLAGLIGSYACLQAGYAGGFVLGTLDATYAGITQEAAMIVGGDEPIHIAMNIFYTAAAGIILPVLGGWLIAHVLEPRLPASTRPPGHDDETTVTLGVTPVERRGLLMAIAGVATYSAVALTLWLLPDSPLRGDGGRLVPSPFTSGLVPLIAIAFVIGGAVYGFVTRAPGDRENLPTLMARSVRNVAGLVVLFFVVGQVFALIQWTNLGTFLAVTLAETARAWHIEGFAALMVLVVVSALLNMVITSGSGLWSLVGPVMVPSIMLLGLSPAAIQAAHRIGDSTTSLITPMSVFLFWLLGVAREYEPGLKFGTLITRLAVFVPVYLVGWIAVLAAFYYADLPLGPGTGFELTPP, via the coding sequence ATGACCGCCGAGAGCCGGACGCCGGCGGCGGGTTCCGGTTCCGGGCCCACGGCAGGGTCCGAGTCCTACGGACGCGGACCGCTCGGGAGCCTCTTCCGCCTGCTCGAGCGCGTCGGTAACCGGGTGCCCGAGCCCTTCACGCTCTTCGTCTACGCCTTCTGCCTCCTGGCGGTCCTCTCCACCGTCTTTGCCGGACGAACCGTCACCGTTCCCGGCCAGGCCGACGCAGTCATCGTTCGCAACTTCCTCTCGGTCGATGGGGCGCTTCACCTTCTCGACACCGCGGTCGAGAACTTCATCGGCTTCCCGGCCCTCGGCACCGTCCTGGTCATGGTCATGGCGGTCGGCGTGGCGCAGGGCACCGGCCTGCTCGAGGCCGCCGTTCGCGCCATGATGGTGCGGGTTCCGGCATGGGCGATCCCGTATGCCGTGGCTTTCGCGGCGGCCCAGGGTCACGTTCTCTCGGACGCGTCGTACTTCGTCATCGCGCCACTCGGAGCCCTGGTGTTCAAGGCCTGCGGTCGCAATCCGCTGGCGGGACTCATCGGCTCCTACGCCTGCCTTCAGGCCGGCTATGCGGGCGGATTCGTCCTCGGCACCTTGGACGCGACCTACGCCGGCATCACGCAAGAGGCCGCCATGATCGTCGGCGGCGACGAGCCCATCCACATCGCCATGAACATCTTCTACACCGCGGCTGCGGGGATCATCCTCCCGGTCCTGGGTGGTTGGTTGATCGCGCATGTCCTGGAGCCACGGCTGCCCGCATCGACACGGCCGCCCGGCCACGACGACGAGACCACGGTCACGCTGGGCGTGACGCCGGTCGAGCGCCGCGGACTGCTGATGGCGATCGCCGGCGTCGCGACCTACTCCGCGGTGGCACTGACCCTCTGGCTCCTCCCGGACAGCCCGCTCCGAGGCGACGGCGGCCGTCTCGTTCCGTCACCGTTCACGAGCGGACTGGTTCCCCTCATCGCCATCGCCTTCGTGATCGGCGGCGCCGTCTACGGCTTCGTGACGCGAGCGCCCGGAGATCGCGAGAACCTGCCGACGCTGATGGCCCGGTCGGTGCGCAACGTGGCCGGACTGGTCGTTCTCTTCTTCGTGGTCGGTCAGGTGTTCGCCCTGATCCAGTGGACGAACCTCGGCACCTTCCTCGCCGTGACTCTCGCCGAGACGGCGCGGGCGTGGCACATCGAGGGGTTCGCCGCACTGATGGTCCTCGTCGTCGTTTCTGCGCTCCTCAACATGGTGATCACGTCGGGGTCCGGACTGTGGAGCCTCGTCGGGCCCGTCATGGTGCCCAGCATCATGCTTCTCGGGCTGTCGCCGGCGGCGATCCAGGCCGCTCACCGGATCGGTGACTCGACCACCTCGCTCATCACGCCGATGTCCGTGTTCCTGTTCTGGCTCCTCGGCGTGGCAAGGGAGTACGAGCCAGGGCTGAAGTTCGGCACCCTCATCACCCGGCTGGCGGTCTTCGTGCCGGTGTACCTGGTCGGCTGGATCGCCGTCCTGGCGGCCTTCTACTACGCCGACCTCCCCCTCGGCCCCGGAACCGGATTCGAACTGACACCGCCCTGA
- a CDS encoding cation:dicarboxylate symporter family transporter, with translation MADSQVVEASPPRRRWRPSLFVQVLIGIGLGILTGLLFPDFGKLLSPLGEGFIKLIKMVVAPLIFLVIVTGIAKVGSMKALGVIGVKALAWFTVATMSALVLGLVVANVVQPGSGLNVDPATLNTSALEEKTKGGQLPGAVPFIMDIIPTSVFSAFAENSLLQVLLFAILFGVALAALHSSAPPVLMEVIDQTLHVIFKIVGYVMYLAPIGAFGAMAATVGNYGAGSLASFGMLVLAAYGAAVVFIVILAVVVRLITGVSAWKFVRYCRDEFMLALGTGSSEAVMPRIITKLNRAGCDRAVVGLVVPTGYSFNLDGAAIYLSLAMLFLAQAVGVDLSLGQQIVILGILMLSSKGMAGVPGSAFVALSATAAAVNAFPVAAVALLLGADRLMDSMRVFTNLLGNCMATFVVARWEGLLDRDQMKAALDGRLSEEELADVDEVIPEGVDVGSTPVTGATPAKTEGEHA, from the coding sequence ATGGCAGACAGCCAGGTAGTCGAAGCCTCGCCGCCGCGGCGGCGCTGGCGTCCGTCCCTGTTCGTCCAGGTGCTCATCGGTATCGGGCTGGGCATCTTGACCGGGCTCCTCTTCCCGGACTTCGGAAAGCTGCTCTCGCCGCTGGGCGAGGGGTTCATCAAGCTGATCAAGATGGTCGTCGCGCCGCTGATCTTCCTGGTGATCGTCACCGGCATCGCCAAGGTCGGCAGCATGAAGGCGCTCGGCGTGATCGGGGTCAAGGCGCTGGCCTGGTTCACCGTCGCGACGATGTCCGCGCTGGTGCTCGGGCTGGTCGTGGCCAACGTCGTGCAGCCGGGCAGCGGGCTGAACGTCGACCCGGCGACGCTGAACACCAGCGCGCTGGAGGAGAAGACGAAGGGCGGGCAGCTGCCCGGCGCCGTCCCCTTCATCATGGACATCATCCCGACCAGCGTGTTCAGCGCGTTCGCGGAGAACAGCCTGCTCCAGGTGCTGCTGTTCGCGATCCTGTTCGGCGTCGCACTGGCCGCCCTCCACAGCAGCGCCCCGCCGGTGCTGATGGAGGTCATCGACCAGACGCTGCACGTGATCTTCAAGATCGTCGGCTACGTGATGTACCTGGCGCCGATCGGTGCCTTCGGTGCCATGGCGGCGACCGTCGGCAACTACGGGGCCGGATCGCTCGCGTCGTTCGGCATGCTCGTCCTCGCCGCCTACGGGGCGGCGGTCGTGTTCATCGTGATCCTCGCGGTGGTCGTCCGGCTGATCACCGGCGTGAGCGCCTGGAAGTTCGTGCGCTACTGCCGCGACGAGTTCATGCTCGCGCTGGGCACCGGCTCGTCCGAGGCCGTCATGCCGCGGATCATCACGAAGCTGAACCGGGCCGGCTGCGACCGCGCCGTCGTCGGTCTGGTGGTGCCCACCGGGTACTCGTTCAACCTCGACGGGGCCGCGATCTACCTGTCGCTGGCGATGCTGTTCCTGGCCCAGGCCGTCGGCGTGGACCTCAGCCTCGGCCAGCAGATCGTGATCCTCGGGATCCTGATGCTCAGCTCCAAGGGCATGGCCGGGGTCCCCGGCTCGGCGTTCGTCGCGCTGTCGGCGACGGCCGCGGCCGTCAACGCCTTCCCGGTCGCCGCGGTGGCGCTGCTGCTGGGCGCCGACCGGCTGATGGACTCGATGCGGGTCTTCACCAACCTGCTCGGCAACTGCATGGCGACCTTCGTGGTCGCGCGGTGGGAGGGTCTGCTCGACCGCGACCAGATGAAGGCGGCCCTCGACGGCCGGCTGTCCGAGGAGGAGCTGGCCGACGTCGACGAGGTCATCCCGGAAGGCGTCGACGTGGGCTCCACCCCGGTCACGGGCGCCACCCCAGCGAAGACGGAGGGCGAGCATGCCTGA
- a CDS encoding gamma-glutamylcyclotransferase — MKGGSAHHLIAGSPFLGEYRTVAEYRLFCIRDRFPALCPVETGGFPIRGELYDVPLRQLREISYPPSPPSWNWGSSCSTTHRRASPCCSGRPSGFPDASRTSPPTVDGGSTCGSHGWPAGRTDHDRREPDAGGGFRFRAHGRVRVLRTRTAREPLPPARARR, encoded by the coding sequence ATGAAAGGTGGTTCAGCGCATCACCTGATTGCCGGGAGCCCTTTCCTGGGCGAATACCGCACCGTTGCGGAGTACCGGTTGTTCTGCATCCGCGACCGCTTTCCGGCGCTGTGCCCCGTGGAAACCGGAGGCTTCCCGATCCGGGGGGAACTCTACGACGTCCCGCTCCGGCAGCTCCGTGAGATCTCCTACCCGCCGAGTCCCCCGAGCTGGAACTGGGGATCGTCCTGCTCGACGACGCACAGGCGTGCCTCGCCATGCTGCTCCGGCAGACCGAGCGGGTTCCCGGACGCTTCCCGGACATCACCGCCTACGGTGGATGGCGGGAGTACATGCGGCAGTCACGGGTGGCCGGCGGGGCGCACCGACCATGACCGCCGAGAGCCGGACGCCGGCGGCGGGTTCCGGTTCCGGGCCCACGGCAGGGTCCGAGTCCTACGGACGCGGACCGCTCGGGAGCCTCTTCCGCCTGCTCGAGCGCGTCGGTAA
- a CDS encoding adenine deaminase C-terminal domain-containing protein, with protein sequence MIDRSLLDVAYGRTAADTVVTGGRLVNVLTGEIYPADVAISGARIAAVGDATRHRGRDTTVIRADGRYLTPGLIDGHVHVECSKLSVTMFADLVSRYGTTSAVSGLDQILVVAGLEGVREFLAESRNTALRIFWGAPAKAPYTVPESTVGHRFGPDEHRVAQSWPECVGLWETVQEFVEHGDDEVFRAFELADRNRLPIFGCAPMADARRVAGLAAAGIRLDHESYSAEETLEKLRNGIHVILRESAAAPFLHENIRVLTEFGAAPGRVAFCTDDVSAGDLLGRGHLDHLVRMAVDAGVDPVTAIQMATINCATMYRIDQSVGAVAPGRFADILLVDDLADFRAQTVLAGGVVVARDGRPVRRPEPPERSPLVRETIVLREIGGADLAPRVSQPTGEAHVLAMALSPDVAFVRTRKDAVLPVRDGRILADVHRDVLYVTVAERYGRTSHLPVAFVHGFGLTAGAIATSAAPDDNNIVCVGADTEDMAAAVDAIARAGGGQVVVRDGQVLALLPLPIGGIVADLPPETMAEREQALDKCARELGSGLPSPFGHLMFLSITAIPEYAITDLGLIDCTTFEPIDPIIEVRT encoded by the coding sequence GTGATCGACCGTTCCCTGCTCGACGTCGCCTACGGGCGCACGGCCGCGGACACCGTGGTCACCGGCGGACGGCTCGTCAACGTCCTGACCGGGGAGATCTACCCGGCCGACGTGGCGATCTCCGGCGCGCGCATCGCGGCCGTCGGCGACGCCACCCGCCACCGCGGCCGGGACACCACGGTGATCCGGGCCGACGGGCGCTACCTCACCCCCGGGCTGATCGACGGGCACGTCCACGTCGAGTGCAGCAAGCTCTCGGTCACGATGTTCGCCGATCTGGTGTCGCGCTACGGCACGACGAGCGCGGTGTCCGGACTGGACCAGATCCTGGTCGTCGCCGGCCTCGAGGGGGTCCGCGAGTTCCTCGCCGAGTCGCGGAACACGGCGTTGCGGATCTTCTGGGGAGCGCCGGCGAAGGCGCCCTACACGGTGCCGGAGTCCACGGTCGGTCACCGGTTCGGCCCGGACGAGCACCGGGTCGCCCAGTCCTGGCCGGAGTGCGTGGGCCTGTGGGAGACCGTGCAGGAGTTCGTCGAGCACGGTGACGACGAGGTGTTCCGGGCGTTCGAGCTCGCCGACCGCAACCGGCTGCCGATCTTCGGGTGCGCGCCGATGGCCGACGCCCGCCGGGTGGCCGGGCTCGCCGCTGCCGGTATCCGGCTCGACCACGAGTCCTACTCCGCCGAGGAGACGCTCGAGAAGCTGCGCAACGGCATCCACGTGATCCTCCGCGAGTCCGCGGCCGCCCCGTTCCTGCACGAGAACATCCGGGTGCTGACCGAGTTCGGTGCCGCACCCGGTCGGGTGGCGTTCTGCACGGACGACGTGTCGGCCGGTGACCTGCTCGGCCGCGGGCACCTCGACCACCTCGTCCGGATGGCGGTCGACGCCGGGGTCGACCCGGTGACCGCCATCCAGATGGCGACGATCAACTGCGCGACCATGTACCGGATCGACCAGTCGGTCGGGGCGGTCGCGCCCGGCCGCTTCGCCGACATCCTCCTGGTCGACGACCTCGCCGACTTCCGTGCGCAGACCGTCCTCGCCGGCGGTGTCGTCGTCGCCCGGGACGGCCGGCCGGTGCGGCGCCCGGAACCCCCCGAGCGTTCCCCGCTCGTCCGCGAGACGATCGTGCTGCGGGAGATCGGTGGCGCCGATCTCGCACCGCGGGTGTCCCAGCCGACCGGGGAGGCCCACGTGCTGGCGATGGCGCTGAGCCCCGACGTCGCGTTCGTGCGCACCCGCAAGGACGCCGTGCTCCCGGTCCGCGACGGACGGATCCTGGCCGACGTGCACCGCGACGTCCTGTACGTCACCGTCGCCGAGCGGTACGGCAGGACCTCGCACCTGCCCGTCGCGTTCGTCCACGGCTTCGGCCTGACCGCCGGTGCGATCGCGACCTCCGCAGCGCCCGACGACAACAACATCGTCTGTGTCGGCGCGGACACCGAGGACATGGCCGCGGCGGTCGACGCGATCGCCCGCGCCGGGGGCGGGCAGGTCGTCGTCCGGGACGGCCAGGTGCTCGCGCTGCTGCCGCTGCCGATCGGCGGGATCGTGGCGGACCTGCCCCCCGAGACGATGGCGGAGCGGGAACAGGCGCTCGACAAGTGCGCCCGCGAGCTGGGCAGCGGTCTCCCGTCACCGTTCGGCCACCTGATGTTCCTGTCCATCACCGCCATCCCCGAGTACGCGATCACCGACCTCGGGCTGATCGACTGCACGACGTTCGAGCCCATCGACCCGATCATCGAGGTGCGGACATGA
- a CDS encoding MTAP family purine nucleoside phosphorylase, which produces MPEQPAPTVAILGTWGYQGLLTDPEKLSVTTPYGPPSDDILVGEAHGRRVAYLTRTGPDRNIPPHEINARANIWALHSIGVRAILAPTPSGSLRPALGVGSVVVPDQLIDRTSRTDDTFHDEDDVHVAFAEPFSAAGRRQVVATLRKSGWVVNDGGTMVAVRGPRFSTRAESRWYAAQGWDLVSMTPYPEAVLARELGIAYTSVALVTDHDVIPDTPWPVTQEQVTEQLSANTRRLREALLHVAVQLSGPAG; this is translated from the coding sequence ATGCCTGAGCAGCCGGCACCGACGGTCGCGATCCTGGGTACCTGGGGGTACCAGGGGCTGCTGACCGATCCCGAGAAGCTGAGCGTCACGACGCCCTACGGCCCGCCGTCCGACGACATCCTCGTCGGCGAGGCCCACGGCCGGCGGGTCGCCTACCTGACGCGGACCGGCCCGGACCGGAACATCCCGCCGCACGAGATCAACGCCCGGGCCAACATCTGGGCGCTGCACAGCATCGGCGTCCGGGCCATCCTCGCGCCGACCCCGTCCGGGTCGCTGCGGCCGGCGCTCGGAGTCGGCTCGGTGGTCGTCCCGGACCAGCTCATCGACCGGACCAGCCGCACCGACGACACCTTCCACGACGAGGACGACGTGCACGTCGCGTTCGCCGAGCCGTTCAGCGCGGCCGGCCGCCGCCAGGTCGTCGCCACCCTGCGGAAGAGCGGCTGGGTCGTCAACGACGGCGGGACGATGGTGGCCGTCCGGGGCCCCCGGTTCTCCACCCGGGCGGAGTCGCGCTGGTACGCGGCCCAGGGATGGGACCTGGTCAGCATGACGCCGTACCCGGAGGCCGTGCTCGCCCGCGAGCTCGGCATCGCCTACACCTCGGTGGCGCTGGTGACCGACCACGACGTCATCCCCGACACCCCGTGGCCGGTCACCCAGGAGCAGGTCACCGAGCAGCTCTCGGCGAACACGCGCCGGCTGCGGGAGGCCCTGCTGCACGTGGCCGTGCAGCTGTCGGGGCCCGCGGGCTGA